The Gemmatimonas phototrophica region AGGTCTTCACGCTTATCGTGCTGGGCCTTGCCGCGAGCCAACGCGATTCGTGTTTTGACCTTGCCATTCTTGAAATACAGATCAAGCGGCACCAGCGTGAGCCCCTGGCGTTCCACCGATCCGATGAGGCGCCGGATTTCGCGCTTGTGCAGGAGAAGCTTGCGCGTGCGCGTCGCTTCGTGATTGAACAAGTTGCCGTTGGCGTAGGCGCCAATGTGGAGATTGAGCAGAAACACCTCACCGTCTTTCACAAAACCATAGGCATCGGTGAGATTCGCCCGGCCGTCACGGAGCGCTTTCACCTCGGTACCGGTGAGCACAATGCCCGCCTCCCAGGTATCCAGGATCTCATAGTCGTGACGGGCGCGCTTGTTCCGCGCAATCAGTTCGGTCGGTTCTTCGGTGTCCTTGGTGGCCATACGTGTCCGTAACGTAATCGTTCCACCCCTCCGACGAGCGATCCGTGATCACGTTTCTTGCCGATGGCGTTGACTTCCGGGCTACTCCCGATCTATTCTTCTCGCCCTGCCGCTCCTGTGGCCACTGGCCATGGGGTGGATGTTCTGCCGGAGTGGTGGAATTGGTAGACGCGCTGCGTTCAGGGCGCAGTGTCCGCAAGGACGTGCCGGTTCGAGTCCGGCCTTCGGCACCTGTTCACAAAACGGGCAACAGTCGCTTCGGCGCTGTTGCCCGTTTTGTGTTGTGGCCAGTCAGGACCTGAGAGCGCTGGGTCGAACGTCTTCCGGGAGTGAAGCCGCCCCAAAGGCCGTCCGGAGCTGCTCATTGAGCGCGGCCCGGGTTTCCTGCACAAAATCGGTGCCCACCGCCAGTACCTCCGCCGTGGGAGCAGGCATACCCGCCCCTTCGAGCAGTACCTTGGCAAGGCGAGCCGCCGGGGTCGTCTGACTGCCCCTTACCGCGAGCGCTGCGGTGTAGCTCCGCCAGCGCTCCGCCCACAGGCGACCCGTTTCAGCATGCCGGCGGGACTCGGCGGCGACCACCGGCGCCAAGTGGTGCGCCACGTCGGCCGCTGTTTGGTCATCAAGGGCATCACGCTCGGCTACAATGAGTCCAATGGCGCGACGGGCAAAGCCGAGTTCACGCGCCGCAACGTCGGCCGAGCCGCACACTGCGGTCAGCCACGCCAGCGTGGGCGCTTCGGCTTCCCGCACGAGGTGATTGAGATACACCTCAACACGCTGCTTGCGCGCCCTCGACGCCTGCCAGTCTGCCCACAGCCCCATAATACCGGTCAAGGCTGGAGGATGGGTAAGCCGCCCGGAATCTCGGGCGCGGCATACGCAGGGAGCCCCACGCGATCCCGGACCACCGATTCGTCATCAAGCAGATCGCTGAGCTTCACGCCCTCGAGCACTTCATCGATACGCTTCTGCAGGAGCATCCATACCGGTCGGATACTGCAATTCTCCGCTTCGGCGCACCGCCCCGCGTCTACGGGATGCGTGACACAGTGCAGGTCAAAGGTCGTCAGTTCCGATGCCTGAATCACGTCGCGCACCGTGATCTCTTCCGGCGCTCTGGCAAGGGAGTACCCACCGCGCGCTCCCCGCGTGCTGTTGACGATGCCCGCGCGACGCATGCGCAGCAGAATCTGCTCGACATAGTCACCAGGGAGCCGCTCGCGTGCCGCAACATCGCGGCCAGTCACCGGCCCCGTGCCTACCCGTCGAGCAAGGTGCAGGGCGCAAATCAGCCCGTATTCGGCCCATGTTGTAATCCGCATACCCGAGAGTCTAGGTCGGAATCGTGGCCGAGACAAGCCATTCAGGCCCCAGCTCCCCGTTTCCCATGCCGGCGTCGTCTAGACCGACACAGTGCCCCGCTCGCCGGGGGCCCCTCCCCGCTGTGCGGCATTGTGCCGGCCTTCCCGGGAAGCCTGTAGAGGCCGCAGGCAATCCGGTAGCGACACACTTCAGGACGTCCTAGCCTCCAGTCACCGCGCCATGGTGTCCCTCAGGAACACCAATCTCCGTAAGGCGACGCAGATCGAGCACCCGGTCCACCTGATCCAACGGCAGGATGGCCTCGCGCTTGACCAAGTCCCGAATGAGCACGCCCTCGCGAACGCTCCGTTTGGAGAGTTCCGCTGCGGCGGCGTACCCGATTTGTGGCATGAGCGCGGTGGCCAATGCCGCCGAGCGTTCCACCCAATACGCACACATGGCCGGATTGGCCTGAATGCCGGTGATGCACTTCTGGGTGAGCACGTCCATGGCGTTGGTGAGTAACTGCATGGAAAGCAGGACGTTATGCGCAATGACCGGCATCATGACATTGAGCTCCAGTTGTCCGTGTTCAGCGGCCATGGTCACGGTGGTATCGCAGCCGATCACCTGAAAGCAGACCTGATTGACCATTTCCGGAATGGATGGATTGATCTTGCCCGGCATGATGCTGGAGCCCGGCTGCACGGCCGGCAGCGATATTTCGTCGAGGCCGGTGCGCGGGCCGGACACCATCAAGCGCAGATCACTCGCGACCTTCGAGAGATCAATGGCGAGTCCGCGCAAGGCGCCGCTGAAAGCCGCGGCATCTCCCATGCTTTGCATGAGCTGGATACGATCTTCACCCACACGCAGTGTGGGAATACCACTGATCTCCCGCAGATGCTGGACCATGAGTGCGGGATACTGCGGTTCCACCGTGACGCCGGTGCCAACGGCCGACCCACCGATCCCGAGATCATTGAGATAATCGGCGGCCTCGGCCACCCGACGGCGGCAACGCTCCAGTGTCCCGGCATAGGCGGTGAACTCCTGGCCGAGGCGGATGGGCATGGCGTCCTGCAGATGCGTGCGGCCCGCCTTGACGATTCCGTCGAAGGCGCGTCCGCGATCCTGCAGTGCCTCACTCAGCTCTTGTACCGCCCGCAATAGCGCTGGCAGCTGGCGCAGGACCGCCAGGCGGATGTTGGTAGGGATCGTATCGTTCGTGCTTTGCGCCATATTCACATGATCATTGGGATGCACCGGGGCATATTGGCCCCGGGCTGCGCCCAACAATTCATTGGCTCGATTCGCGAGCACCTCGTTCACGTTCATGTTGTGAGAGGTGCCGGCACCGGCCTGATACGGATCGACGACAAACTGATCCCGGTGATGCCCGGCGAGCACTTCGTCGGCTGCGGTGATAATGGCCGTGGCGCGTTGGGCATCAAGGCGACCCGTTGCGCGATGCGTACGCGCCGCTGCCTGCTTGATCCAGACCTGCGCGACAACAAACGGCTCCAGCGGTCGCAACCCGCTGATGGGAAAGTTGTGCAGCGCGCGGACTGTTTGGATGCCATACAGCGCGTCCGCCGGTACCTCGAGCGTCCCCAGCGGATCGCTCTCGAGGCGGGTTTCCAAGACAGGTGACGACGGCATACTCATGTGGACTCTCCCAAATGCCAACGGGCGCGACCCGAAGGTCACGCCCGTTGTTGCATGGTCAGGTGATCACGGAAACACGAAGGTGGTATCGATGGATGACGTGAGATGCAAATTGGCCGCGTTTGTTCCGACCAGATTGGTGCGCCACCTCACGAGCGTCAATGACCGCTTCGGTGGGCCACTCGCCAGGAACTGTGTGAGGAGCCCGCCAGGAATCACCACGGAGCCATCGTCCCGTAGCGCGCAATACACCTGTTCGTTCGCAACGGGGGACGTGGCGGGATTCGCGTACCTGAGCTGCAGGATGATCGCGGCCGTTGGATCGTTGGTGCCATTCCACGTGACGGAGAGATTCGCGCCAGCCGCCGGGATGGTCAGCGGTCCGAGCGCGAGGGGCTCGGCCAGCTTGATGGACCCCGTGATGGCGGGGAAACTGGTGCCCTCACCCGGTATACTGACCTGCGCTACGTCACCTGCGGTGTATAGCAGAGGGGCGTTGTCGGGCGTCGCATAGCGGGCGTCCGTCGCGGAGTAGGGCAACTGCCGGGTTGCACCGGCCACCGTGATCCCAATCGACGTACCGGCCGCACGATCACCCCGCGCGCTCTGCACCGTGGTATCCACCGGGGCGAAAATGCATTGATCACTCTGCTGCGTGATGCTGTTTGGCACCTGCAGACCGATAGACTCGAAGAAGACCACGGTCGTCGCAGCGCTGGCCTGCGTGGCCGAAGTGCCCTTCGCGAGAAAGTTGACCGCACCGTACTTCTGAAGGTTCTGCTCAGTTTCCGTAATGCTTGAGCAGCCTGTCAGCGCGCACGCTGCCAAAGCAAGGGCCGGTAGGGTTCGTTGCGTAGTCATCTTGTCTGTGCGCGAGAGGTAACGGCTGAACGGATGCCGCGTATGGGACCGGGACGTCAGGCCCCGATTGGCCGTGCGGCGCCACGCAGAAAGGGATTGGACGCCAACTCACGCCCGATCGTAGTCATAACACCGTGCCCTGGTAATACCCGAGTCCCCTCTGGAAGGGTGGCCAGGCGCATGAGGGACTGGTGCATGGCTGGCGGGTCGCAGAGTGGCAGATCAGTGCGCCCGATGGACCCTGCAAAGAGGACATCACCTGAAATGCAGAGTTCATGCCCGATAAATGCCACATGACCGGGAGCGTGCCCGGGCACGTGCCATACGGCAAAGGAGTAGGCTCCAAGCGTCAGTGTATTCCCCTCGGCCAGCTGGTGCTGGGCCGGGGGCGGGTTTTCGATCTGAATGCCCCATCGCCCGGCGTTCTCGGCGGCATGCTCGTAAAAGAACTGGTCTGCCGGGTGCATCCAAATGGGTACCGGATTGGCCCGCACGACCCCCGCCAGCCCTCCCACATGATCAAAGTGGCAATGCGTAAGCCAGACACCGGCCAGCCGACACCCAGTCGCGGCGACCGCGGCGAGCAGCGTTTCCGCCTCATCACCGGGATCAACCAGCACCGCCTGCTGCGATTCAGGATCGGAGAGCAGCCAGCAGTTCTCCTCAAGCGGTCCGACGGTCAGTTGCTGCACGCGCAAACCGGACACGTTCAGTCCTGCGCCGTGGCAATGGAGCTTTCACCCGTTTCGAGTACGGGGGCCTCGCCGATGCCGTGATGCGCCAGCCAACGCTCCGCTTCCAGCGCCGCCATGCAGCCGGTGCCCGCCGAGGTGATCGCCTGCCGATAATAGTCATCGATGACGTCGCCTGCGGCAAAGACGCCATCCACGTTCGTGGAGGTCCGCCATGGCGCCACTTTGATGTACCCGAACTCCGACGTGTCCAACTGCCCGCCGAGGAACTTGGTGTTTGGCGTGTGCCCAATGGCCACAAAGAGCCCACCAACTTCCAGCTGACTGACGGCCCCGGTCACGGTGTCTGCGAGGGAGAGGCCGGTGATGAAATCATCACCCAGCACCTCGGTCACCTGCGAGTTCCAAATCACCCGGACCTTGGGATGCTGGAGTACCCGGTTGGCCATGACTTTTGACGCGCGGAAACTGTCGCGGCGATGAATGATGACCACTTCGCTGGCAAACTTGGTGAGATACATCGCTTCTTCCATTGCAGTATCGCCACCGCCCACCACTGCGAGACGCTTGTTACGGAAGAAGGGCATGGCCCCATCACAGACCGCACACGCCGACACGCCGCCGCCCTGCTGCGCCATGCGAATCTCACTCTCGAGACCGATCCACTTGGCCGCCGCTCCCGTCGCTACGATGATCGTGTGTGCGGTGACGGCAGGCGAGTAGTTGGGTGTGATGGTGAACGGGCGTTGCGACAGGTCCACCTGCTTGACGAGTTCGGACACCACCCGCGTTCCGTGATGCACCGCCTGCGCCTTCATCCGTTCCATGAGGTCGGGGCCACTGATGGCCTCGGGGAACCCCGGAAAGTTCTCGATGTCCGTCGTGAGCATGAGCTGGCCACCAGGGAGCTCAGTGCCGACCGGCTCACCCTCGAATACCAGCGGGGAGAGATTGGCACGAGCCGCATAGATGGCCGCCGTCCAGGCCGCCGGGCCGGATCCGATGATGACGACGTTTTCGGAAGTCGAATCAGACATGTTCACGATGGGTGAAAGCAAAATGAAGCAGAGCGTTTCGTTGAAACGAAGACGCCGTGTGTTATGAAAGTTCGAGGACCCCAAGCGCACCATGGCAGTGCGAGACCGTACCAACCAGCACGCGACTCGGTCCGTCACTGCCCCACTGTGCCAACTGCTCATCTGCCCGGGCAATGGCGGCAGCGTCGATCATCCCCACGCCGTAGGTGCGGTGGGTACAATGAAAAATAGCCGTTCCGTGCAGCGTTGGTTCGCGATCCGCCATGCGCCCGATGGCGACCGGCATGCTCCAGTCGCGGGGGCCACGGGTAGCCGGGCACTTGGCGGGCTCGATACAGTTTACCGGACAGGTCCACGTGGCAAAGCTGACGTAGTGCCGGTTGTCCGGTGCCGCACGTTCCCAAGGCGTGGGCGGTACGGATGGGAGGGGCACCACCTCCATGCCACGCCCAGGCCACCGAAGACGCGCACGGGCTATCAACCAATCGAGGCAGAGGTGCGGCATCAGCGGTGACGGTACCATCGCATCGGCCGCAAGTGCCGGTGCCCCTTCAGCGAGCCAGATGGCGAGATACTCGTCCCAGGTGGAGACTACCACCCGGACCGGGGCGCCCGTGTAGTGCTGCTGGTCGAGCTGGGTGGCCACTCGACAGTGCGGATCCCGATCGACCACGACGATGTCCTGGACGGACAACGCCCCACGTTGGGCCGCACGCGTGAGCTGTTGGGTATACCAGCTTCCGTAACAACCTCCGCCAATCACGACGATGCGCCGGAAGGCAAGCGGTAACGCGGTGCCCACGTTAGCGACGGAGATGACGTCCACCATCGACCCGGAGCAAGGTGCCTGTGATGTACGGTGCGTCAACGAGATAGTGCACCGCACCGACCACATCGAGGGGGGTCCCCGTGCGAGCCAATGGCACGTCGCGCAAGAACTTCTCCCGCGCCGCCTCGGTCATGTCTTCGGGGGCGAGCACGAGTCCCGGCGCGATGGCATTGACGCGAATGCGCGGTGCAAGATGTTCGGCCACCGTCCGCACCAACTGATGCACCGCCGCTTTGGTGACCTGATGCGGGATGAGTTGCGGGAACCCGGTTTCATCGGCCAGGTGGTCGGCCATCTGGATGATGCAGCCGCCGTCGTTCAGCGCACGCGCTGCTGCCTGCATCAGAAAGAACGGAGCGCGGAGATTGATGGCTTCGGTGCGAGCCCACTCATCGGGCGTAACAGACTCGAAGTCCCGGAACTCCATGACGGACGCGGAACTGACCACCACATCAAGGGCATCAAAGGCCGCGACGGCCGCTTGCACGATTCGCGCGGGCGCGGAGGAATCCTGCAAGTCTTCCTGCACGACCAGCACCCGCACGCCATGCGCCTGCTCCAGCTCTCTTGCCAGTGTCGCCGCGTCATCGGGCGAGTTTCCGTGATGCAGCACGAGGTGATAGCCGCGTTCCGCAAAACTGCGCGCAATCGCGGCACCGACCCGCCGCGCACTGCCCGTGACGAGTGCCACCCGTCGCAGCATGGGCTACACCACCGCGTCGCGAGCGGCGACTTTTGCATCCTGCCAATCGAGCCAGACCTTGGGCACCAGCTGCCCACCGAGCTTCCGGGGTCCCTCCTGGGTGCCATGCCAGTCCGATCCTCCACTGGGCAGCAACCCGGCTTTCTCCGTGTGCTCCACCAGCCGTTGGACCAGATAGGGCGGATGACTGGGATGCAGCACCTCCACCGCATCCATCCCCATATCGGCGAGGCGGGCAATGCGGGTCGGCGTGGCCGAGTCGCCGGGGTGCGCCCAGACGGCCAGACCGCCAGCCTTATGGACCAGGGCAATCGCATCAGCAACGTCGAACTTGTCCTTGGCCATATAGGCCGGACGCCCCAGCCGATCCACTTGTCAAACGCTTCGCGAAACTCGCGCACCCATCCGCCCGCCAGCATGGCACGTGCGATGTGCGGACGGCCAACCGCGCCGTCGCCCGCTTCCTGCATCACCGCCTGCATGGTGATGGGAATGCTATGGGCATTGAGCGTGGCCACAATGCGCTCGGCGCGCGCGACCCGTTGCAGTCGAAGGTCGGCCAGCGCGTCCCGCATGGCCTCGCGATTGCTGAGATGCAAGCCAAGCAGGTGCAGCTCATCGTCGTCGAAATGCGTACTGAGCTCGACGCCGGGAACGATGCGCACGCCAAGGCGCTGACCCGCCTCGGCGGCTTCATCGAGTCCGTCCACGGTATCGTGATCGGTGATGGCGATGGCAAACAGTTGTGCATCGGCCGCGGCTTGCACCACGGCGGCCGGTGCGAGCGCTCCATCAGAAGCCGTGGAATGCACCTGCAAATCCACGAACGCCGGCGCCGGCGCCGTGGTCTCTTCGATCACGACCGGTAGCCTGCCTCTGGGGAGCGCGCGCCCGGCTGCGACGCGCGGAAGAGGTCGTGCAACTGCGCGTCATCAAGCTGCGCCAGCGATTGCTCCCGCGAGCGGGTTCCCATGGGGGAATAGCGCGTGACCCGCACCTCGCGGGCATCACCCTTGCCTGACACAAAAATCAATCCGAATTCGTCTCCCACGTATTGTGTGAGGAAACCGGATGGGTACACCTGCCAGTCACGTCCATCAATGCTGATGTGTCGTGTGGGCATCTCAACCTCCCTGAACTTCGTGCCAGCAGCTGGCAGACATGTCCTGCCCGTGCACGGCGGCGAGTTCAGTCTCGCTGCCGGCCTCGGTGAACTCTATGAAGCGACCACGCTCAGATGCGTGTTCGAAAACCCAGAAATGCGCGGGCACTGCCGACGCGCGTTGTTTGCGCTGAGGCAGTGCCGCGAAATAGGCCGCGCGTTCCGCGTCGGGGACCTGACGTTCCACAATGGTCAGCGCGCGGGCCATGCTCCTCGCTCCCTCAGAATCCCGTTTCGGGCATGGATTCAAGCGCCTTCTTGAGGTCGGACATAAAACGATCGGCGTCCGCACCGTCCACGACCTTGTGGTCGAAGGACAGCGAGAAATAGGCGCAGGTACGGATGGCGATGGTGTCCTCACCATCCGGTCCGGTAATGACTTTGGGACGCTTCTCAATGGCACCGAGGCACAGAATGGCCGTGGTGCCAACGGGAATGATGGGCGTACCGGTGATGGAGCCAAACGTTCCCGGGTTGGTGATGGTGAACGTGGCGTCCTGGACCTCGGTGGGATTGAGCTTCTTGCTGCGGGCGCGTGCGGCGAGGTCATTCACCGTCCGCGTCAGTCCGGTCAGGGACAACTCATCGGCGCGCTTGACGACGGGAACGATGAGGCCGTTCGGTTCGAGCGCGACGGCAATACCGAGGTTGATCTGCTTGCGATAAATGACGTCAGTACCGGCGACCGCCGCATTAAGCACCGGATGACGCTTGAGCTGCATGGTGACAGCCTGCAGGATGAACGGCAGGTACGTGAGCTTCTGTCCGGACTGTGCCTCGAAATCCTTGCGCATCGCCGTGCGAATGCGGGCCACGCGCGTGAGATCGATTTCGAAGAACGTGGTCACGTGTGCCGCGACCTTGCGGGCGAGACTCATGTGATCCGACGTCAACCGACGGATCTTGTTCATGGGTTCAACGACATCGCCAGCCCATGGAGTGGGGAGCGGCCCGTGCTGCTCCACCCCGGCGGGGGCGTACATGGACGCGCCGGCGACTGACGCCGCGGCACCGCCAGCGGGCCGGGCGGCGAGAAATGCCTCGAGATCCTTGCGTGTCACGCGTCCCGCAATGCCGCTTCCGGAGAGCGCGGAGATCTCCACCCCGTGCTCGGCGGCAATTTTCCGCACGAGCGGCGATGATTTGGAGCGCAGCCGATCTTCGAGGGAGCCCGGGGACGCGGCGGGAATGGCGGTGGCGGGAACAGCGGCGGCGACAGCGGCCACGACAGCGGCACGGGGCACGGCAGCGCTTACTGACGCTGATGCGTCCGCACTCGGTGACGCTGCCGGCTCTGGCGTCGGCGCGGCGGCAGCCGCGGCGGCGTCCGTCTCCAGGCGCGCCACGACGGTGTTTACCGCCACGGTCAGGCCATCACCGACGAGAATCTCCATCAGCACGCCAGCCGACGGCGACGGGATTTCCGCATCCACCTTGTCGGTGGAGATCTCGAAAATGGGCTCATCACGTTTCACACTGTCGCCCACTTTTTTCAACCAGCGCGACACCGTTCCTTCAGCGATGGATTCGCCCATCTGCGGCATGATCACGTCTACACGAGCCACTCGGTCATCCTCGATTCGTGGAAGCTACATCTTCTGCCTGGTCGCGACGCTTGAGGCGCCACAACGCGAGCACCGGCAATGTCAGTGCGCCAAAGGCGGCACCGTAGCCGGCAAACACCCACCATTCACACGCAGGCAGGCCAGGCGCAGGAGTGCAACGATTGAAAAAGCCCATCAGCTTGCCGATGCCCACTCCGGACATCGCCCCGCTCACAGCGCCGATAAAAAACGTAAAGCATCCAACGCCGATATTCCTCCCCACCCGATCCTCAGTGGGGGGCGTCACGGACTTTCCGGGTCCAGCCATGATCAGTAGCCGGCCGTGATGGAATGACGCGGGTCGGCCGCCCGATGCAAGGCGTTGAAGTATTTCTTCACGTTCTTGTCGATACGACTTTCACCCACTTGATCGGTGTGGACCTCAACGAAAGTGTAGTGCCCACCTTCCATTTTCACGGAGAGCTTCACGGTACCAAGCGTTCCGCCGAAGGTACGAGAACGCGCATCGGCGCCCCCGCGTGTCAGGCCGAGGGCGCCGAAGAAACGATCGGCCTGCTCAAGCACCGCGTCGGGCGAGAGCGAACACCGATGAAAATGCCGCATGACAAATGCTCCGTCGGCGCCCGTCAGGGCACCGGCTTGCGAGTGGAGTCCGGGGTCACTGCCGGGGCCTTGGCCGAATCCGAGACGCGGGTGGACGTGGGCGTCTGGATGTTTCCGGGCTCGTCGGCCGAGAGAATATCCTGCGTCCAGTCCTGCGTTTTCTGCAGGATTTGCACGGAGTCGCGGCGAAACTGAATCGCCATGGCCCACATGCCCGCGGTGACAAACATCAGGTTACTGCGATAGGTCCCGAGTTCACCGGTCTCCTCAAGCCCATTGGAGACCGTCTTCATGTCCTTGTTGGTCCCGAATATCCGCCCTTCCCCGCCCTGAATGGGGAGCCCGGTCTTGGTATCGTGCACCAAGACACGCCAGTACACCGGCTCAAGGGCGCGCGTCGGACGGGTCTCGGGAGAGACCCGGATGGTAAAGTCCTCCGTCCGAAGACGGAGTTCACCGAGCGGCGGTCGTCCAGCATCGCAGCCGGCGAGCAACACGCCGACTGCGACCGCTGCGACCGCGCGACTGAACCGACGCGCGTGGGTGAGCATCACTGGTAGTATTCGAGTCCGAGGTGCGTGATCTGCTCTTCACCCATGAGGTGGCGGAGTGTGTTCTTCAGCTTGGTCTGCTGAATGAAAAGATCATGCTCGGGCTGGAGTCCCGCAGCGACCGTAGGCGCCTTGTAATAGAAGCTTAACCATTCCTGAATGCCCTTCATGCCGGCGCGCTGGGCAAAGTCGGAGAACAGCGCCAAGTCGAGCACGAGCGGCGCGGCCAGAATGGAGTCGCGGCAGAGGAAGTTGACCTTGATCTGCATCGGGTAGCCGAGCCACCCCTTGATGTCGATGTTGTCCCACCCTTCCTTGTTGTCGCCGCGCGGTGGGTAATAGTTGATGCGCACCACGTGCGAGAAATCCTTGTACAGCTCGGGGTACTTGTCGGGCTGCAGGATGGTGTGCAGCACGGACAGCTTGGACTCTTCCTTGGTCTTGAACGACGCCGGATCGTCGAGCACTTCGCCGTCCCGATTGCCCAGGATATTGGTGGAGTACCAGCCTTCGAGGCCCAGCATGCGCGCCTTCATGCCCGGGGCGATCACGGTCTTCATCCACGTCTGCCCGGTCTTGAAGTCCTTGCCCGAGATGACCACACCCTTCTTGTTGGCGAGGTCAATGAGGGCCGGGAAATCGGCGGACAGATTGGGGGCACCATTGCAGTACGCCACGCCTTCCATGATGGCGGCATAGGCGTACAGCATGGACGGCGCGATAGAGTCGTCGTTTTCGTCCATGGCCTTTTCAAAGGCCTCGATGGTCTGGTGCTGCGGGCCGGGCTTGATGTAGGTCTCCGTGGATCCGGTCCACACCATGGCGCCGCGCGTGGCCCCGTTGGCCGCCATGAAGTTGCGCATGTCAGCGCGCAGCTGCTCGGCGAGATCGCGCTTGGTCGCCCCCGTCTTGACGTTGGTGGCGCCAGTGATGCGCGTGACGTAGCGGCTTTCGAACACCGCGGGCATGGGCTTGATGCCCTTCAGGAAATCGGCAACCGGCTCGAGATCGTCCTTGGTCAGCACGCCGGCCTTGGTGGCGGCGGTGTAGGCGTCATCCGGAATGGGGTCCCAGGCCCCGAACACGATGTCATTGAGCGCGGCGAGGGGCACGAACTCCTTGATCATCGGGCTGCGGTTGTCCGTGCGCTTGCCAAGCCGAATGGTGGCCATTTGCGTAAGCGAACCAATGGGCACCGACAGACCGCGGCGCACACGCTCGACGCCGGCGATGAAAGTCGTCGCCACGGCGCCGAGGCCCGGCGTAAAGATGGCCAGCTTGCCCGTGGCCGGGGCGATATTCGCGGGCGTCCCGCGGGTCGAGTCGGACACTGCGTTTATTCTCCAGGAGAAGTAGGTGTCGGTGCAGCAGAGGTGATGCGATGCACGTACGCCATGCGCTGAAAAAAGGTGATCCATGCGGTCACCATAAGCAGCGAGACGATACCGGCGAGTACCCACCCATCGAGCGCGAGGCCGAAAAAGGCCTGCGGGGCCGACAGGAGCGTGATCCGCTCGGGGCGTTGCAGCACTCCCACGCGCGCAGAAAAACCGAGCCCTTCCGCGCGAGCGTTCGTATACGAAGTGAGAAAGGCGGCAATGAGCGCCAACGTGGCCACGATGACCATGGCGTCATTGGCATGTACGGGGTGCGTGGCATAAAACACCACCAACCCGCCCAACAGGAACCCGTCGGCCACCCGATCGAGGGTCGAGTCGTAGAAGGCTCCGAACTGCGAGGTCGTGCCGGTCCGGCGGGCCACCGTCCCATCGAGGACAT contains the following coding sequences:
- a CDS encoding dihydrolipoamide acetyltransferase family protein, yielding MARVDVIMPQMGESIAEGTVSRWLKKVGDSVKRDEPIFEISTDKVDAEIPSPSAGVLMEILVGDGLTVAVNTVVARLETDAAAAAAAPTPEPAASPSADASASVSAAVPRAAVVAAVAAAVPATAIPAASPGSLEDRLRSKSSPLVRKIAAEHGVEISALSGSGIAGRVTRKDLEAFLAARPAGGAAASVAGASMYAPAGVEQHGPLPTPWAGDVVEPMNKIRRLTSDHMSLARKVAAHVTTFFEIDLTRVARIRTAMRKDFEAQSGQKLTYLPFILQAVTMQLKRHPVLNAAVAGTDVIYRKQINLGIAVALEPNGLIVPVVKRADELSLTGLTRTVNDLAARARSKKLNPTEVQDATFTITNPGTFGSITGTPIIPVGTTAILCLGAIEKRPKVITGPDGEDTIAIRTCAYFSLSFDHKVVDGADADRFMSDLKKALESMPETGF
- a CDS encoding aspartate ammonia-lyase; translation: MSMPSSPVLETRLESDPLGTLEVPADALYGIQTVRALHNFPISGLRPLEPFVVAQVWIKQAAARTHRATGRLDAQRATAIITAADEVLAGHHRDQFVVDPYQAGAGTSHNMNVNEVLANRANELLGAARGQYAPVHPNDHVNMAQSTNDTIPTNIRLAVLRQLPALLRAVQELSEALQDRGRAFDGIVKAGRTHLQDAMPIRLGQEFTAYAGTLERCRRRVAEAADYLNDLGIGGSAVGTGVTVEPQYPALMVQHLREISGIPTLRVGEDRIQLMQSMGDAAAFSGALRGLAIDLSKVASDLRLMVSGPRTGLDEISLPAVQPGSSIMPGKINPSIPEMVNQVCFQVIGCDTTVTMAAEHGQLELNVMMPVIAHNVLLSMQLLTNAMDVLTQKCITGIQANPAMCAYWVERSAALATALMPQIGYAAAAELSKRSVREGVLIRDLVKREAILPLDQVDRVLDLRRLTEIGVPEGHHGAVTGG
- a CDS encoding RrF2 family transcriptional regulator, translated to MRITTWAEYGLICALHLARRVGTGPVTGRDVAARERLPGDYVEQILLRMRRAGIVNSTRGARGGYSLARAPEEITVRDVIQASELTTFDLHCVTHPVDAGRCAEAENCSIRPVWMLLQKRIDEVLEGVKLSDLLDDESVVRDRVGLPAYAAPEIPGGLPILQP
- the trxB gene encoding thioredoxin-disulfide reductase produces the protein MSDSTSENVVIIGSGPAAWTAAIYAARANLSPLVFEGEPVGTELPGGQLMLTTDIENFPGFPEAISGPDLMERMKAQAVHHGTRVVSELVKQVDLSQRPFTITPNYSPAVTAHTIIVATGAAAKWIGLESEIRMAQQGGGVSACAVCDGAMPFFRNKRLAVVGGGDTAMEEAMYLTKFASEVVIIHRRDSFRASKVMANRVLQHPKVRVIWNSQVTEVLGDDFITGLSLADTVTGAVSQLEVGGLFVAIGHTPNTKFLGGQLDTSEFGYIKVAPWRTSTNVDGVFAAGDVIDDYYRQAITSAGTGCMAALEAERWLAHHGIGEAPVLETGESSIATAQD
- a CDS encoding MBL fold metallo-hydrolase, which translates into the protein MSGLRVQQLTVGPLEENCWLLSDPESQQAVLVDPGDEAETLLAAVAATGCRLAGVWLTHCHFDHVGGLAGVVRANPVPIWMHPADQFFYEHAAENAGRWGIQIENPPPAQHQLAEGNTLTLGAYSFAVWHVPGHAPGHVAFIGHELCISGDVLFAGSIGRTDLPLCDPPAMHQSLMRLATLPEGTRVLPGHGVMTTIGRELASNPFLRGAARPIGA
- a CDS encoding SDR family oxidoreductase; amino-acid sequence: MLRRVALVTGSARRVGAAIARSFAERGYHLVLHHGNSPDDAATLARELEQAHGVRVLVVQEDLQDSSAPARIVQAAVAAFDALDVVVSSASVMEFRDFESVTPDEWARTEAINLRAPFFLMQAAARALNDGGCIIQMADHLADETGFPQLIPHQVTKAAVHQLVRTVAEHLAPRIRVNAIAPGLVLAPEDMTEAAREKFLRDVPLARTGTPLDVVGAVHYLVDAPYITGTLLRVDGGRHLRR
- the smpB gene encoding SsrA-binding protein SmpB, giving the protein MATKDTEEPTELIARNKRARHDYEILDTWEAGIVLTGTEVKALRDGRANLTDAYGFVKDGEVFLLNLHIGAYANGNLFNHEATRTRKLLLHKREIRRLIGSVERQGLTLVPLDLYFKNGKVKTRIALARGKAQHDKREDLKKRDAEREIARVLRKG